A window from Citrus sinensis cultivar Valencia sweet orange chromosome 3, DVS_A1.0, whole genome shotgun sequence encodes these proteins:
- the LOC102630282 gene encoding disease resistance-like protein DSC1 isoform X2 produces the protein MASSSRSHSAQSKYDVFLSFRGEDTRDNFTSHLHAAFCRKNIKTFIDEELSRGDEISQAVLNAMKGSKISVIIFSKRYASSKWCLDELVEILECKNMNGQTVVPVFYQVDPSDVRNQTGCFADAFVEHEEQFKNMPEKVQIWRAVLTEASNLSGWYSMNTRPEAKLVEEIVKDILKKLENITVSTNLEGLVGLNSRIEQIKSLLSAGSPDFRIVGLWGMGGIGKTTIAGALFNQISREFEGKCFMASVREESEKGGGLTNLRERVVSEVLGEDLKIRTPIIPEIIKKRLQQMTVFIVLDDVNKCGQLSYLTGGLDRFGPGSRIIVTTRDKQVLYNFGVSDVYEVKGLEYPEALELFCNHAFKGNHCPEDLLVLSKRVLDYANGNPLALRVLGSFLHRKSKVDWKIALENLIRISDPDIYDVLKVTYNELKAEEKSMFLDIACFLKGEDKDYVTKIQDDPNFAHYCLSVLVDKSLVTISCNNKVQMHDLLQKMGREIVRQESVKEPGKRSRLWYYEDVYHVLKKNKGTDAIEGILLNLSKTRDIHLDGNVFVNMSNLRFLKFYMPEYKGVPIMSSKVHLDQGLRYLPEELRYLHWHQYSLKTLPLNFDPENLIELNLPYSNVEQIWEGKKQAFKLKFIDLHHSKYLTKIPDLVETPNLERINLLNCTNLPYISSSIQNFNNLSVLSLAGCRSLVSFPRNIYFRSPIAVDFSDCVNLTEFPLVSGNIIELRLWNTRIEEVPSSIECLTNLETLDLSFCKRLKRVSTSICKLKSLCWLELGGCSNLETFPEILEKMEHLLEIDLRETAIRNLPSSIEYLEGLRKLDLGDCSELASLPEKLENLKSLKYLNAEFSAIGQLPSSISDLNQLKKLKFSGCRGLVLPPLLSGLSSLTELHLTDCNITEIPPDIGSLSSIVWLALSGNHFERLPTSVKQLSQLRYLHLSNCNMLQSLPELPIYLVYLEAKNCKRLQTLPEIPSSVEELDASMLETIYEHSSGIMDGILFFDFTNCLKLNEKEAHKKILADSQQRIQHMASASLRLCYEMVHYTPYGLCNCFPGSEIPDWFSNQCSGSSLTIQLPRRSCSRNLVGFALCAVIQFEEDIDASGKYCNVKCSYNFETKTRLEANNNVDDYYNLSLNGSMDSDHVLLGFEPCWNTEVPDDGNNQTTISFEFSVECKNEKCHQVKCCGVCPVYANPNDNKPNTLKLILGSEEECTKIRILHDKVGMSGSYDDEDEMEPSPKRICRDQINTHQQ, from the exons ATGGCTTCATCTTCTCGCAGCCATTCTGCTCAAAGCAAATACGATGTCTTCCTCAGTTTCAGAGGGGAGGATACTCGTGACAACTTTACTAGTCATCTCCATGCAGCTTTCTGCCGAAAGAATATAAAAACCTTCATTGATGAAGAACTTAGCAGAGGAGATGAGATTTCGCAAGCTGTTTTGAACGCAATGAAAGGATCAAAGATTTCGGTAATCATCTTCTCAAAACGCTATGCATCTTCCAAATGGTGCCTGGATGAACTTGTCGAGATTCTTGAATGCAAGAACATGAATGGCCAAACGGTTGTTCCAGTTTTCTACCAAGTTGATCCATCGGACGTGAGAAATCAAACTGGATGTTTTGCGGATGCCTTCGTTGAGCATGAAGAACAGTTCAAAAACATGCCAGAAAAGGTTCAAATTTGGAGGGCTGTTTTGACCGAAGCATCCAATCTATCCGGATGGTATTCCATGAATACCAG GCCTGAGGCTAAACTTGTAGAGGAAATTGTCAAAGacattttgaagaaattggaAAATATAACAGTTTCAACTAACCTTGAAGGCCTAGTTGGTTTAAATTCTCgaattgaacaaattaaatcattgTTGAGTGCCGGATCGCCAGATTTTCGCATTGTAGGATTGTGGGGCATGGGTGGTATAGGAAAAACAACAATTGCTGGAGCTCTTTTCAATCAGATTTCTAGGGAGTTTGAAGGCAAGTGCTTCATGGCAAGTGTAAGGGAAGAATCAGAGAAAGGAGGTGGATTGACAAATTTGCGAGAACGAGTTGTTTCTGAAGTATTAGGAGAAGATCTCAAAATAAGAACCCCCATTATTCCcgaaattattaagaaaaggCTACAGCAGATGACTGTTTTCATAGTTCTCGATGATGTGAATAAATGTGGACAACTGAGTTATTTAACTGGAGGGCTTGATCGATTTGGTCCGGGAAGTAGAATTATTGTAACCACTAGAGATAAACAAGTTTTGTACAATTTCGGAGTGAGTGACGTATATGAGGTGAAGGGATTGGAATATCCTGAAGCTCTTGAGCTCTTTTGTAACCATGCCTTTAAAGGAAACCATTGCCCTGAAGATCTCTTAGTGCTCTCAAAGCGTGTACTGGATTATGCAAATGGCAATCCATTAGCGCTTAGAGTGTTGGGTTCTTTCCTTCATCGAAAGAGCAAAGTTGATTGGAAAATTGCATTGGAGAACTTAATACGAATTTCCGACCCTGATATCTATGATGTGCTAAAGGTCACTTATAATGAACTGAAGGCAGAAGAAAAAAGTATGTTTCTGGACATTGCATGTTTTCTTAAAGGAGAGGATAAAGATTATGTAACAAAGATACAAGATGATCCTAATTTTGCTCACTATTGCTTGAGTGTCCTTGTTGATAAGTCGCTTGTGACAATATCATGTAACAACAAGGtgcaaatgcatgatttattGCAAAAAATGGGACGAGAAATTGTTCGTCAAGAATCAGTCAAAGAACCAGGGAAACGTAGCAGGTTGTGGTATTATGAGGATGTCTATCAtgtattgaagaaaaataag GGGACGGATGCAATCGAAGGTATATTACTGAATTTGTCTAAAACAAGAGACATACATTTGGATGGTAATGTCTTTGTAAATATGTCAAATCTAAGATTCCTGAAATTCTACATGCCTGAATATAAAGGTGTTCCAATTATGAGCTCTAAAGTACATCTAGACCAAGGTCTTAGATATCTTCCAGAGGAATTGAGATATCTTCATTGGCACCAGTATTCTTTGAAGACGCTTCCTTTGAATTTTGATCCAGAGAATCTTATTGAACTCAACTTACCTTACAGTAATGTTGAGCAAATCTGGGAGGGAAAAAAg CAAGCTTtcaagttaaaatttattgaccTCCACCATTCCAAATATCTTACTAAGATTCCAGACTTAGTAGAAACCCCAAATCTTGAGAGAATAAATCTTTTGAATTGTACAAACTTGCCTTACATTTCCTCATCAatacaaaatttcaacaatCTCAGTGTGCTGAGTTTGGCGGGCTGTCGGAGCCTTGTTTCCTTTCCACGCAACATATATTTTAGATCTCCTATAGCTGTGGATTTCTCAGACTGTGTTAACCTCACGGAATTTCCACTGGTTTCGGGGAATATAATAGAGCTAAGACTATGGAACACCCGAATAGAAGAAGTTCCCTCGTCTATCGAGTGCCTAACAAATCTTGAAACCTTAGACCTGAGTTTTTGCAAGAGGCTAAAGAGGGTTTCGACTAGCATTTGTAAATTGAAATCTCTTTGTTGGCTTGAACTTGGTGGCTGCTCAAACCTTGAGACTTTCCCagaaattttggagaaaatGGAGCATTTGctagaaattgatttgagagAGACGGCAATTAGAAATCTACCATCTTCAATTGAATATTTAGAAGGGCTCAGAAAGTTAGACCTGGGGGATTGCTCTGAACTAGCTAGTTTGCCAGAAAAgctagaaaatttaaaatctttgaagTACCTCAATGCAGAGTTTTCGGCCATAGGTCAGCTACCATCCTCTATCTCAGATTTAAACCAACTTAAAAAACTCAAGTTTTCTGGATGCAGAGGTTTGGTATTGCCACCATTACTATCTGGTTTATCTTCTTTAACAGAGTTGCATTTAACCGACTGTAATATAACAGAAATTCCTCCGGACATTGGCTCTTTGTCCTCAATTGTATGGTTAGCTCTAAGTGGAAATCACTTCGAGAGGTTGCCAACAAGTGTCAAGCAACTTTCACAGCTGAGATATCTTCACTTGAGCAATTGCAACATGCTTCAGTCTTTACCAGAGCTTCCAATATATCTAGTCTATTTAGAAGCAAAAAATTGCAAGCGACTCCAAACTTTGCCAGAGATTCCATCATCTGTAGAAGAACTAGATGCATCCATGCTGGAAACAATTTACGAACACTCTAGTGGAATTATGGACGGCATactattttttgattttactAATTGCCTGAAGCTGAATGAAAAAGAGGCACACAAGAAGATTTTAGCAGATTCACAACAAAGAATTCAGCATATGGCAAGTGCATCACTGAGACTGTGCTATGAAATG GTACATTATACACCCTACGGACTCTGCAATTGTTTTCCTGGGAGTGAAATTCCTGACTGGTTCAGCAATCAATGTTCAGGATCTTCATTAACAATTCAACTGCCGCGGCGTTCTTGCAGCAGAAACTTAGTCGGGTTTGCTCTTTGTGCTGTTATTCAATTTGAGGAAGATATTGATGCTAGTGGCAAATATTGCAATGTCAAATGCAGCTACAATTTTGAAACCAAGACTCGCTTGGAAGCGAACAATAATGTTGATGACTATTACAATTTGAGTCTTAATGGGTCTATGGATTCGGATCATGTGTTACTCGGATTTGAGCCCTGCTGGAATACTGAGGTACCTGATGATGGCAATAATCAAACAACTATCTCATTTGAGTTCTCCGTTGAGTGTAAAAACGAAAAATGTCATCAGGTGAAATGTTGTGGGGTGTGTCCAGTGTATGCAAATCCGAACGACAACAAACCCAACACTCTGAAATTAATTCTTGGCAGTGAAGAAGAATGCACCAAAATTAGGATATTGCATGATAAGGTCGGCATGAGTGGATCttatgatgatgaagatgaaatggAACCGAGTCCCAAGCGAATTTGCAGAGACCAAATCAACACCCATCAACAATAG
- the LOC102630282 gene encoding disease resistance-like protein DSC1 isoform X1, with amino-acid sequence MASSSRSHSAQSKYDVFLSFRGEDTRDNFTSHLHAAFCRKNIKTFIDEELSRGDEISQAVLNAMKGSKISVIIFSKRYASSKWCLDELVEILECKNMNGQTVVPVFYQVDPSDVRNQTGCFADAFVEHEEQFKNMPEKVQIWRAVLTEASNLSGWYSMNTRPEAKLVEEIVKDILKKLENITVSTNLEGLVGLNSRIEQIKSLLSAGSPDFRIVGLWGMGGIGKTTIAGALFNQISREFEGKCFMASVREESEKGGGLTNLRERVVSEVLGEDLKIRTPIIPEIIKKRLQQMTVFIVLDDVNKCGQLSYLTGGLDRFGPGSRIIVTTRDKQVLYNFGVSDVYEVKGLEYPEALELFCNHAFKGNHCPEDLLVLSKRVLDYANGNPLALRVLGSFLHRKSKVDWKIALENLIRISDPDIYDVLKVTYNELKAEEKSMFLDIACFLKGEDKDYVTKIQDDPNFAHYCLSVLVDKSLVTISCNNKVQMHDLLQKMGREIVRQESVKEPGKRSRLWYYEDVYHVLKKNKGTDAIEGILLNLSKTRDIHLDGNVFVNMSNLRFLKFYMPEYKGVPIMSSKVHLDQGLRYLPEELRYLHWHQYSLKTLPLNFDPENLIELNLPYSNVEQIWEGKKVKCKINFSFCEYIYVCVYNKLLTLIIDLLLQQAFKLKFIDLHHSKYLTKIPDLVETPNLERINLLNCTNLPYISSSIQNFNNLSVLSLAGCRSLVSFPRNIYFRSPIAVDFSDCVNLTEFPLVSGNIIELRLWNTRIEEVPSSIECLTNLETLDLSFCKRLKRVSTSICKLKSLCWLELGGCSNLETFPEILEKMEHLLEIDLRETAIRNLPSSIEYLEGLRKLDLGDCSELASLPEKLENLKSLKYLNAEFSAIGQLPSSISDLNQLKKLKFSGCRGLVLPPLLSGLSSLTELHLTDCNITEIPPDIGSLSSIVWLALSGNHFERLPTSVKQLSQLRYLHLSNCNMLQSLPELPIYLVYLEAKNCKRLQTLPEIPSSVEELDASMLETIYEHSSGIMDGILFFDFTNCLKLNEKEAHKKILADSQQRIQHMASASLRLCYEMVHYTPYGLCNCFPGSEIPDWFSNQCSGSSLTIQLPRRSCSRNLVGFALCAVIQFEEDIDASGKYCNVKCSYNFETKTRLEANNNVDDYYNLSLNGSMDSDHVLLGFEPCWNTEVPDDGNNQTTISFEFSVECKNEKCHQVKCCGVCPVYANPNDNKPNTLKLILGSEEECTKIRILHDKVGMSGSYDDEDEMEPSPKRICRDQINTHQQ; translated from the exons ATGGCTTCATCTTCTCGCAGCCATTCTGCTCAAAGCAAATACGATGTCTTCCTCAGTTTCAGAGGGGAGGATACTCGTGACAACTTTACTAGTCATCTCCATGCAGCTTTCTGCCGAAAGAATATAAAAACCTTCATTGATGAAGAACTTAGCAGAGGAGATGAGATTTCGCAAGCTGTTTTGAACGCAATGAAAGGATCAAAGATTTCGGTAATCATCTTCTCAAAACGCTATGCATCTTCCAAATGGTGCCTGGATGAACTTGTCGAGATTCTTGAATGCAAGAACATGAATGGCCAAACGGTTGTTCCAGTTTTCTACCAAGTTGATCCATCGGACGTGAGAAATCAAACTGGATGTTTTGCGGATGCCTTCGTTGAGCATGAAGAACAGTTCAAAAACATGCCAGAAAAGGTTCAAATTTGGAGGGCTGTTTTGACCGAAGCATCCAATCTATCCGGATGGTATTCCATGAATACCAG GCCTGAGGCTAAACTTGTAGAGGAAATTGTCAAAGacattttgaagaaattggaAAATATAACAGTTTCAACTAACCTTGAAGGCCTAGTTGGTTTAAATTCTCgaattgaacaaattaaatcattgTTGAGTGCCGGATCGCCAGATTTTCGCATTGTAGGATTGTGGGGCATGGGTGGTATAGGAAAAACAACAATTGCTGGAGCTCTTTTCAATCAGATTTCTAGGGAGTTTGAAGGCAAGTGCTTCATGGCAAGTGTAAGGGAAGAATCAGAGAAAGGAGGTGGATTGACAAATTTGCGAGAACGAGTTGTTTCTGAAGTATTAGGAGAAGATCTCAAAATAAGAACCCCCATTATTCCcgaaattattaagaaaaggCTACAGCAGATGACTGTTTTCATAGTTCTCGATGATGTGAATAAATGTGGACAACTGAGTTATTTAACTGGAGGGCTTGATCGATTTGGTCCGGGAAGTAGAATTATTGTAACCACTAGAGATAAACAAGTTTTGTACAATTTCGGAGTGAGTGACGTATATGAGGTGAAGGGATTGGAATATCCTGAAGCTCTTGAGCTCTTTTGTAACCATGCCTTTAAAGGAAACCATTGCCCTGAAGATCTCTTAGTGCTCTCAAAGCGTGTACTGGATTATGCAAATGGCAATCCATTAGCGCTTAGAGTGTTGGGTTCTTTCCTTCATCGAAAGAGCAAAGTTGATTGGAAAATTGCATTGGAGAACTTAATACGAATTTCCGACCCTGATATCTATGATGTGCTAAAGGTCACTTATAATGAACTGAAGGCAGAAGAAAAAAGTATGTTTCTGGACATTGCATGTTTTCTTAAAGGAGAGGATAAAGATTATGTAACAAAGATACAAGATGATCCTAATTTTGCTCACTATTGCTTGAGTGTCCTTGTTGATAAGTCGCTTGTGACAATATCATGTAACAACAAGGtgcaaatgcatgatttattGCAAAAAATGGGACGAGAAATTGTTCGTCAAGAATCAGTCAAAGAACCAGGGAAACGTAGCAGGTTGTGGTATTATGAGGATGTCTATCAtgtattgaagaaaaataag GGGACGGATGCAATCGAAGGTATATTACTGAATTTGTCTAAAACAAGAGACATACATTTGGATGGTAATGTCTTTGTAAATATGTCAAATCTAAGATTCCTGAAATTCTACATGCCTGAATATAAAGGTGTTCCAATTATGAGCTCTAAAGTACATCTAGACCAAGGTCTTAGATATCTTCCAGAGGAATTGAGATATCTTCATTGGCACCAGTATTCTTTGAAGACGCTTCCTTTGAATTTTGATCCAGAGAATCTTATTGAACTCAACTTACCTTACAGTAATGTTGAGCAAATCTGGGAGGGAAAAAAggtaaaatgtaaaattaatttttctttttgtgagtatatatatgtgtgtgtatataacAAGCTATTGACACTAATTATTGATCTTCTTTTACAGCAAGCTTtcaagttaaaatttattgaccTCCACCATTCCAAATATCTTACTAAGATTCCAGACTTAGTAGAAACCCCAAATCTTGAGAGAATAAATCTTTTGAATTGTACAAACTTGCCTTACATTTCCTCATCAatacaaaatttcaacaatCTCAGTGTGCTGAGTTTGGCGGGCTGTCGGAGCCTTGTTTCCTTTCCACGCAACATATATTTTAGATCTCCTATAGCTGTGGATTTCTCAGACTGTGTTAACCTCACGGAATTTCCACTGGTTTCGGGGAATATAATAGAGCTAAGACTATGGAACACCCGAATAGAAGAAGTTCCCTCGTCTATCGAGTGCCTAACAAATCTTGAAACCTTAGACCTGAGTTTTTGCAAGAGGCTAAAGAGGGTTTCGACTAGCATTTGTAAATTGAAATCTCTTTGTTGGCTTGAACTTGGTGGCTGCTCAAACCTTGAGACTTTCCCagaaattttggagaaaatGGAGCATTTGctagaaattgatttgagagAGACGGCAATTAGAAATCTACCATCTTCAATTGAATATTTAGAAGGGCTCAGAAAGTTAGACCTGGGGGATTGCTCTGAACTAGCTAGTTTGCCAGAAAAgctagaaaatttaaaatctttgaagTACCTCAATGCAGAGTTTTCGGCCATAGGTCAGCTACCATCCTCTATCTCAGATTTAAACCAACTTAAAAAACTCAAGTTTTCTGGATGCAGAGGTTTGGTATTGCCACCATTACTATCTGGTTTATCTTCTTTAACAGAGTTGCATTTAACCGACTGTAATATAACAGAAATTCCTCCGGACATTGGCTCTTTGTCCTCAATTGTATGGTTAGCTCTAAGTGGAAATCACTTCGAGAGGTTGCCAACAAGTGTCAAGCAACTTTCACAGCTGAGATATCTTCACTTGAGCAATTGCAACATGCTTCAGTCTTTACCAGAGCTTCCAATATATCTAGTCTATTTAGAAGCAAAAAATTGCAAGCGACTCCAAACTTTGCCAGAGATTCCATCATCTGTAGAAGAACTAGATGCATCCATGCTGGAAACAATTTACGAACACTCTAGTGGAATTATGGACGGCATactattttttgattttactAATTGCCTGAAGCTGAATGAAAAAGAGGCACACAAGAAGATTTTAGCAGATTCACAACAAAGAATTCAGCATATGGCAAGTGCATCACTGAGACTGTGCTATGAAATG GTACATTATACACCCTACGGACTCTGCAATTGTTTTCCTGGGAGTGAAATTCCTGACTGGTTCAGCAATCAATGTTCAGGATCTTCATTAACAATTCAACTGCCGCGGCGTTCTTGCAGCAGAAACTTAGTCGGGTTTGCTCTTTGTGCTGTTATTCAATTTGAGGAAGATATTGATGCTAGTGGCAAATATTGCAATGTCAAATGCAGCTACAATTTTGAAACCAAGACTCGCTTGGAAGCGAACAATAATGTTGATGACTATTACAATTTGAGTCTTAATGGGTCTATGGATTCGGATCATGTGTTACTCGGATTTGAGCCCTGCTGGAATACTGAGGTACCTGATGATGGCAATAATCAAACAACTATCTCATTTGAGTTCTCCGTTGAGTGTAAAAACGAAAAATGTCATCAGGTGAAATGTTGTGGGGTGTGTCCAGTGTATGCAAATCCGAACGACAACAAACCCAACACTCTGAAATTAATTCTTGGCAGTGAAGAAGAATGCACCAAAATTAGGATATTGCATGATAAGGTCGGCATGAGTGGATCttatgatgatgaagatgaaatggAACCGAGTCCCAAGCGAATTTGCAGAGACCAAATCAACACCCATCAACAATAG